One window of the Triticum dicoccoides isolate Atlit2015 ecotype Zavitan chromosome 3B, WEW_v2.0, whole genome shotgun sequence genome contains the following:
- the LOC119280352 gene encoding UTP--glucose-1-phosphate uridylyltransferase-like codes for MILWRLAENHIPWPGSLRLQPRLSLRRPALAAPHSGLESARPSSPVLSSSSPEAECTSLLSARIAVAAAADSKIDNLRDAVAKLGEISENEKAGFISLVSRYLSGEAEQIEWSKIQTPTDKVVVPYDTLAPPPEYLDAMKALLDKLVVLKLNGVHSTTMGCTA; via the exons ATGATCTTGTGGAGACTGGCTGAAAATCACATCCCCTGGCCGGGCT cACTACGTCTCCAACCTCGCCTCTCGCTTCGCCGCCCCGCGCTCGCCGCCCCGCACTCTGGTCTCGAGAGTGCGCGTCCCTCCTCTCCCGTCCTCTCCTCCTCTTCCCCCGAAGCAGAGTGCACGTCCCTCCTCTCCGCCCGGATCgcggtggccgccgccgccgactccaaGATCGACAACCTCCGTGACGCCGTCGCCAAGCTCGGCGAGATCAG CGAGAACGAGAAGGCCGGGTTCATCAGCCTCGTCTCGCGCTACCTCAG CGGCGAGGCCGAGCAGATCGAGTGGAGCAAGATCCAGACCCCCACCGATAAGGTGGTGGTGCCCTACGACACCCTCGCGCCCCCTCCCGAAT ATCTTGACGCCATGAAGGCGCTGCTCGACAAGCTCGTGGTGCTCAAGCTCAATGGCGTCCACAGCACCACCATGGGCTGCACCGCATGA